CAGTACCATTAGCGGGTTTCGGTAAAAAACCAAGTTCAAAACTACTGATAAGTTTCTTCTCACGGGTGTTAGATTGGCTGTCTGAATCTATCTTCAGATTACTCCGGTAACCATGGGCCAGAGAAACGACAGAAGCCCCCATAAAACTACCCGCATCAACAATAAAACCAGCTTGTTGATAATTGCTTGAGGATAAATTAAATAATAACTTTCTCTCCGCAACAGAAATCATACCGGGTATTTCTAAGATAGCTTGTGGGGTATGCGTGTCTAAAAATGATATTTCTGGATGTACATAACATCCATTCGAAAGTCTTTCAAATTCAAAAGAAAGCATCACCAATACCTAAGTAGATAAAAATATCTATTTTGCTGTAGCTACGCAGAATACAACATTCGTTTTAATTTCATCTAAGGTAATATCTGGAATTTCCTTTTTTATTCTATTTTCAATCTTGGGGGTTAAACGTTCTAATACCTTGTCATTAGATGGCCACAGTTCCCACTCTTCGATATTAAAATATTTATTAGTGATTGATTTCAATTTATCAATTCGAACACGATTTAGATCTGTATATAAATAATGGTCGCGTGGTAATTCCTTAATAAGATTAATATGTTTCCAATCACAGTATTTTAGATGTTCGGGGTTGTTTTCATCGAGAGCGGCTGGGGTATGGGGGGCATATGATGTCCGCTCCAGCCATAAAAGTTGTGATGCAAGAAAATGATTTTACCATCTCTGTTTAATAGATTTGTAATGTCTTCAAAAACATCCTCAATATCAACTAAATGTTCTGTTACATTGTGAAGGGAGATTGCATCAAATTTAATTGAACCCACTAGATCACGTGTGCTGCATTGATGTAGCTTGATATCTGGTACTGCTTCCATAATTTCTCGTGAGGACATTGGCGCATATACCCAGTTACGGATTCTTTTACTGCGTACCACTTTGGCATCCATAGACATTGCTGGGTCTATGCCCATGTAACTACTTGCCCCAGCACAGAGGTATCCCATGGCATGCCCACCAAAACGACAACCAACATCGAGAACATTACACCCACGTATATAGTTTTGTAATTTCCTTGGCCAGGTGCAATATCCAAGTTTAACCGCGCTGGAAATAAGCTCCGAATCGTAATTCTTGAGAGTGCGGCGTAAATTTCGACTATTGTAAAAAAAGGCAATCTTGGCTTGCAATTCATGATTATCCCAGTTTTCTACGGGCTTTACTTTACTTAATTGCTTTGCAGCTTTTGATTTCCGATAACTGGAAAATGCAGGGTGAGATCTCGGTGATTCAATCGCTAAAAGAGCGTCCCTGGCACTATTTTCTGCGCGTATTACTTGTATTTGTTCTTGTAATTTTAGAGCGCGCTGATGATTGGGGTTGAAATTTAGAGCAATCTTAAGGTCCTTTTCTGACTGATCTAGATTTCCCTTAGCAACATTCAATTTGGCAGATATGGTGCGCATTCCTGCATGATGTGGGTGTTTGGAAAGAAATGTCAGCGTGTACTTTTCACAATTAAGAATTGATCCTTTACTGGATTCTACATAGCAAAGAAAGTAAGCTGCAGGATGAAAAGGATTAAGATCTGCAATGGGGCGTAAAAGTTTTCTGGCCTGTTCTATTTCTCCCGCTAGGGCGGCTTTTTTACCTAACTCGAAATTATCCAATTGATCGATTTCTAAAGTTGACATTTAATTTCCCAAGTGAGAGTAACCAGGTGTTTTTGGCGTGAATATTAACCCGAATGGCGCAATAGGGTGCAGTTGCTCTTGGTGTAAATCAAATATAGTAAGATTACCGTTGATTGATTACATGCCAAGTAAATCAAAAAATCTCATTATTTATAGGTATCTTAATAAGTATAAAAAATTCTTCTGTCAAAGAATATTAAATTTATTTTTTCTGACCACAGTAATCAAGGCTTAGCCACAAAAATTTGGCGCAGATGCTAACTTGTATATCCAGTAATTCTCAGTCGTGTGTGTTATAAAATGTAAATTGTAGCATCTCATATTGTTGAATACGTATCTCAGATAACAATGCAATTCATAATCCATGAAAAGACTAGTTTATTGTGGCTAGTGAAAATATTATGGAGGTGGATCTTTGAAAATAGTAATAGTTGGAGGTGATGGATTTTGTGGTTGGCCAACCTCACTACATCTTAGTAATCTTGGGCATGATGTCATCATTGTTGATAATTTTTCCAGAAGAAAGATTGACGAAGAGCTCAATGTTCAGTCATTAACACCAATTTGTAAGCTGAATATTCGAATCAATACTTGGTTCGAGATAACGGGAAAATCTATTCGCTATGTAGAAATGGATGTTTCTAAAAACTACCAGGAACTTTTAAATTTACTGGA
This DNA window, taken from Microbulbifer sp. GL-2, encodes the following:
- a CDS encoding methyltransferase domain-containing protein, producing MSTLEIDQLDNFELGKKAALAGEIEQARKLLRPIADLNPFHPAAYFLCYVESSKGSILNCEKYTLTFLSKHPHHAGMRTISAKLNVAKGNLDQSEKDLKIALNFNPNHQRALKLQEQIQVIRAENSARDALLAIESPRSHPAFSSYRKSKAAKQLSKVKPVENWDNHELQAKIAFFYNSRNLRRTLKNYDSELISSAVKLGYCTWPRKLQNYIRGCNVLDVGCRFGGHAMGYLCAGASSYMGIDPAMSMDAKVVRSKRIRNWVYAPMSSREIMEAVPDIKLHQCSTRDLVGSIKFDAISLHNVTEHLVDIEDVFEDITNLLNRDGKIIFLHHNFYGWSGHHMPPIPQPLSMKTTPNI